In a single window of the Schistocerca americana isolate TAMUIC-IGC-003095 chromosome X, iqSchAmer2.1, whole genome shotgun sequence genome:
- the LOC124555197 gene encoding innexin inx3, with protein MTVLGLASAVAGFVKVRYLLDRAVIDNVVFRCHYRVTSAILFLCCILCTANSLIGEPINCINDGAVACHVINTYCWITSTFTLPHQQGKPVGTHVAHPGLGNYVDEDNETHYHSYYQWVPFMLFFQGVLFYVPHWIWKNWEEGKVRLISDGMRGALATTNEDRRARQSRLVQYIIDTLHLHNFYASGYFFCEALNFVNVIGNIVFIDVFLGGAFMTYGTEVLSFSGRNQENRTDPMVVVFPRVTKCTFHKYGASGTIQKHDALCVLALNIINEKIYIFLWFWLIILAVLSGLALLYSLVIVVLPSVRETILKRRFRFGSPNGVTAIVEKMQIGDFLLLYLLGQNMNTIVFAEVLDELSQKLNDYIHNNMPTAPSTLELYPMYPPKEKFPKETEA; from the exons ATGACTGTCCTTGGTCTGGCATCTGCTGTTGCTGGTTTTGTAAAGGTTCGGTATCTGCTTGACAGGGCAGTCATCGATAATGTTGTATTTCGCTGTCACTACAGAGTCACATCAGCAATTTTGTTCCTCTGCTGCATCCTGTGCACAGCTAACAGTCTTATAG GTGAGCCTATAAATTGTATAAATGATGGTGCTGTTGCTTGCCATGTTATCAATACATATTGCTGGATAACATCAACATTCACATTGCCTCATCAACAAGGAAAGCCTGTTGGAACCCATGTTGCTCACCCAGGATTAGGCAATTATGTTGATGAAGATAATGAAACTCATTACCATTCTTATTACCAGTGGGTGCCATTTATGCTGTTCTTTCAG GGAGTTCTGTTCTATGTGCCTCACTGGATTTGGAAAAACTGGGAAGAAGGAAAAGTACGTCTGATAAGTGATGGTATGCGTGGTGCTCTTGCTACCACAAATGAAGACCGACGTGCCAGGCAGTCACGCCTTGTGCAGTATATTATTGACACACTTCACCTGCATAATTTTTATGCTTCGGGCTACTTCTTTTGTGAAGCTCTTAATTTTGTTAATGTG ATTGGCAACATCGTATTCATTGATGTCTTCCTGGGAGGGGCTTTCATGACATATGGGACAGAAGTACTGAGTTTCTCAGGCCGCAATCAAGAAAATCGAACTGACCCTATGGTGGTAGTTTTCCCAAGAGTAACAAAGTGCACTTTCCACAAATATGGTGCCTCAG GAACTATTCAGAAACATGATGCTCTGTGTGTGCTGGCTCTGAATATAATCAATGAAAAGATATACATATTCCTATGGTTTTGGCTTATTATTCTGGCAGTTCTGTCAGGGCTTGCGCTCCTGTACAGCCTAGTTATTGTAGTTCTCCCATCAGTCAGGGAAACTATTCTTAAACGACGTTTCAGATTTGGGTCACCAAATGGTGTTACTGCTATTGTGGAAAAAATGCAA ATAGGAGACTTTCTGCTTCTGTACTTACTTGGACAGAACATGAACACTATTGTCTTCGCAGAAGTATTAGATGAATTAAGCCAGAAACTTAATGACTATATACACAACAACATGCCCACAGCACCATCAACGTTGGAACTGTATCCCATGTATCCACCGAAAGAGAAGTTTCCTAAAGAAACTGAAGcttag